The Aquicella siphonis genome contains the following window.
GTTTCAACTTACATGACATACTTTTTATACGGGGATGTTCCCTTGATACCGGTCGATGCCAGTGTAATAGCTCACATATCAGCTTATACAGCAGTGAGTTATTCCTTTTTGGGCATGATCGTCGGATTGGCTGCCGCGTTCTTTATACGGGGGATTTATTTGATTGAAGAGGCATTCGAAAAACTCCCGGACAATTATTATTTCCGTCATATGGCGGGAATGTTTTTAGTGGGGTTGAGCATGTATTTCATGCTTAAAGTATTCGGCCACTATTATATTCAGGGCCTGGGCTACGCGACCATCATGGATGTCATGACATCGACCCTGACGGATCCCTATTTTTTGATTTTTCTCGCCGCTCTCAAATTGTTGAGTACGGGTCTGACACTGGGATCAGGCGGTTCTGGCGGTATATTTTCTCCGCTCTTGTTCATAGGAGCGGCGCTGGGCGGAGGTTTTGCTGAGGTATACAAACTGGTTTTTCCAGGTGAAATGAGTATGAATTTACAGTTGGGCGCAGTGGCTGGGATGGCAGGAATGGTGGGCGCAAGTACCGGTGCGCCGCTTACGGCTATTATCATGACAGCGGAGCTGACCAATGACATGCGGATTGTTCTGCCGTTAATGATGATGGTCGCGATTGCCTATGGGGTGAGGCGTACTTTGATAAAAGAAAGTATTTATACCTACCGGTTGACACGCAAGGGTAGTCATGTGCCCGACACATGGCGCAGCCAGCCATTATGATTAACCGTTTTGCATTATCTTTTCATGTCGTGCAATAGGCCTGAAGATGATTCGCAAGATCTGGCGCGACGAGCCGACATTTCCGGCAGGGTCAAAAACCAATAAGGCGTTGCTCGTCAAACATTCAAATAAGCCGGAATCCTTATGGCTCATTTCATTCATGCTCATGTAAGTGCTTGCGTCCTGTGTGTGCTCATGCTCCCTGGCGGAATACAAGGCAGTCAATTGAATCAATTCAGCACTTTCAATTTCAACCCATTTGTATGCGCCGCCAAATCGCACGCCCAGGGGACAGTCAGGATTGACAACAGGAATCATCAATGAAAAATAACCATCGTGTGTAGGCATGGCTTCCAGAGAGAGCGATGAAACCTGTTGCCCCTGGAATACCAGGATTTCCAGAGATTCCCGTCTATGGCTGAGGTCATTCAATGCGAATTCGAGACCAAAGCGGTGCTGCGACATCAAAGTAAGGGCTAGCTCAAGACTGGCTGAACGCCATTCTGCCGGATAATTGGTGCGCATGTTTTTATTGATTTCCTTTGAGCAGTGCAGCCAGCTGCGGCGTCTTAAGCCCTCTAGGCCTTTGTCGACATCAAAAACAGGAATGATGTCGTCACATCCCATGTTGAAATCGAAATGAAAGTTTTTCAGGAAATCCAGTTCGGGTTTCAATGGAAGAAACAATAAACGGCATAAGTTGATTGCGGCAACGTCTCTAAGCATATCATCAGAAATTTCAGTTTGGGCTTGTTGAATAAACGTGACAGCATCATGAATAAACCGAATGCATTCAGATTGCAGCAAAAGAAGCTTATCGTGCTGGTCACTTGCCAACCCTGTTTCAGAGTACAACGCGTTTCCTTCCTGATCATAATCGATCACGCTCTTCCCGTTGGAAGTGCACATTTGTTCCAGCAGCGCAATATAAGTGACCAGCATGATGAGCGCGTTTTCGTCAAAATGTGATGTATCCAGAAGGCCTCGGCGGCGCGAGCACGGGTCGTTAACTGGCAGTGCGATGAGATAACAGCCTTCTATCTGGATACCAAATTCATCTTTGAACACGGGAGCAAGGCGAAGCTGCGCGGTGCCGGAGTATCCCAAATCGACAAATATCAGCGTATTACCAGATTCCAGGCCGATCTCTTTTTGTAAATGCTTGAATAACCTGTTTCGATAAGCAGCGGAAGCGTCAAATATCATTTTCATTATAGAGGATTGATGGATTTGTCTGATAAACTCGGATATGGAATCGCGGGCATTTTCAGTTTTCTTAAGAATGGAAGCGCTTATCGCTTCTGGCAAAAGCAGTTGTCTGCAGATTTCTTGAAACCGTTTTGATTGTACTCTTTCAGCAAGATAACTATCGATATCATTCTGGTGTCGAAAGGATGACGCATAAGCGGCGAAGCGGCTGATTCTGACCCGATTGCCGATTTCACAGCCCGCCAGGGCTTCGCAGGCAAGTGACGGTAAATAGGCATCTCGCATCAAAAATAACACCTTGGGACGTGTTCCGGAATGTGATGCACGATTAATTTCTTTAAGAATGAAGTGCGCGAATGCGTACAAGATGGGCCCCAGCGTGGCGTAACCGATGGTGTTTTCAGGATTGCCATGCGGTCCTGCGCGCAATGCCAGCAAACCTCGAAACGGATGGGTAAGTGAACGGGTATTGCGTATTTCGGGATCGATAAAACTTCCGGCGAGAGCGTACATACGCAGTAATTCAGCGACAGCAGGGTGATGATGAATGAGTGTCAATGCATGCAGGCCCAGCGAGCGCGCCGCATTGAAATCCGCAGTCTGATTGTCACCGATGTGCAGTATGTTTTGCGGTGAGGCATGAAGACTTTCTAATACCCGCCTGAACAACCCGGACTTTTTTGATTTGCCATGCTCGCATGAACAGAAAATATGCGAAATTTTGCACATAACGTCTTGCGGGAGTTTTTCCCGCAATAGATCCGAGAGTTGCTGTTTGTTTAAATAGGTGTCACTCACGATAATGATTTTCAGGCCCAGTCTGTCAGCCTGGCGTATCAATTCAACCACAGGAGGAAATGCGTAGCAGATGCTATTTTCCACAGAGAGCTCTTCGTCTGACAAGCCGGCAGACTGCTCCGTCAAGATATGAGAGTGATGCGCCTGATAAATATCATTCAGACTGACTTCGCTGCTTCCGGTATGCAGATAGATTTTTTCCCTGGCTATCGACTCTGCCTGACGCCGCAGCCTCGCTGTGAAACCCATAGATTTAAACAATGGACGTTGTTGTAAATCAAAAAAAACGTCTGCTGGCGTCGCAGTTTTTCGCCATAACAAAGTATCAAAACAGTCAAGCGACAGGATTTTAATCTTTCCCGCGTAGTGATCCAAAACAGTAGCCAGGGCGTTCGCATCAATCTGCGTCTGAAGATTGGGGTAATAGCCGGCAGGCGGTGTCCTGGTTTGTTCCGTTTGCATAAATAATTCCTGATTCCATTCATGTATGGGTAGAATAAGTGAGACGCAAATGTGTGGCAACTCTGAACTACTGTTGCATGAAGAATGGCATTGAGTGGTGCAACCGCGAGGGTGCAAAAAAAACTTACTTATAATATAAGGATTATTAAATAACCATTAATATTCGTATTGATCAGTTTTTGTGAAAATGCGAGTTTTTTATTCCACTCTCATTTTATCTATTTTTTTCATAGTCGCATGATACGTTTTTTATCATTCGTCTTGCCAATGCAGTCAAAACAGGGTTTGAATGAATATAATACGGCAACATGATGAGAGCGATTGATAAGGCCCAACCCCTGCCTCTTTCCCATGTGTCATCATCGACATGTTTTAAATTCTCTTTAAAAATTTGTCTCGAATTCGGGTTGAATAAACTCCAGGCAATGATGAGATCACAAGCGGGATCACCTATGCCCACATCAGTAAAATCGATCACTGCACTTAGCCGATTGTTTTGAACCAAGATATTTCCAGGTAATAAATCTCCATGTAACCATACAAGGGTTTTATTCCAAGAGGGAACATTTAATAACTGACGCCATAATGACGCGATGAAGTAAGTATCAATTTTTCCTTCTAATTCGCCGATCGCCTTTCTTGTCTCCACATCAAGTTCTTTTAAAGGAATCCCGCGCCTGGAAACAGGTCCGTTAGTCAGTTTGATTCCGTGCATGTCATTAAGAAAACAGGCTATATCCTCAGCAAGCTGTTCATATTCACTTTCTATTTCAAAATCAGGATTATGCCCTTTATTCCACCTGGTTATGGTCCAGGGCCAAGGATAGAATTTATCGGGATTACCTTTAAACACGGGTTCCGATATGGGTATTTTCAGGAATCGGGCAATCTTGGGAACCCACTCGTATTCCTTGTTAATGCTTTTAATCAGGCTTCCGGGTATCCATTCGATTCTGGGAAGGCGAACAATGTATTCATCGCCCAAGCGATATAACGCATGGTCTGTGCCGCTTGATGAAACAGATGTTAGCGGCAGATTTGCCCAATGAGGGCACTGGGCTTCAAGCAGTGCGTGCACAAGATATTCATCTATTTCCAATTCCTTTTCATGCATTTTTCCCATGATAATTTATCTCTCAGCTTTGACTTTGGCTTGATTATATTAATTTTAATGGACTATGTCGTGTCAATCGCGCCGCTGCTCGCATATGAGGAGGTTATATAAGATTGGAAATACAGGGACATCCTTCCTCATCGGGTAAACTTGCTAGATTTATGGCTGTGTAAGGCTTTGATATGACGAATATATATAAAAAATGAACCGGGATTAATTTTTGCGGGTGATTTTGGAGTAAAATATAAGCATAAAAGCAATAAATGAGGAGTACGGGTTATGCAAACACTAAGGATGCTTGCGGTTTTATTTACCATTCCCATGCTTTTATACCCATTCAGCGCATACAGTAAAAAAATCCATCATCGCTCCCTTCCCAGCCAGATTGCGCCTTTGGGCGAAAAAGTCATTATCATTGATCCGAACATACATGCGTTTGGCGCATACAATGCCAATGGCGTATTGGTACGGTCAGGCATGGTGACGGCAGGTGGGTATTGGTGCAAGGATATTAAACGCCGGTGTCTCACTAAAGCGGGCAGTTTCAGGATTTATTCATTAGGCGGTCCCGGTTGCAAGTCGCACAAATATCCTTTGCCGCACGGCGGTGCGCCCATGCCTTATTGCATGTTCTTTAATGGCAGTCAGGGCTTGCATGGGTCGTATCAAGTGGTATATGGAAATATCAGCCATGGATGCGTGCGCTTGCATGTCGCAGACGCGAAGTGGCTGCGTTATCATTTTGTTCAAGGTCCCAGTGCAAGCAATGGGTATCGCGGAACCAGGGTGATAGTACGCCCATATTAACCAGGTATATTAGTGGTTGATGTCTTGCATGATATTGCTTTAGTGGCTTGAGAACAGCCTCATTCCGGTATGAGTGTATGGTCTCAGTATTTTATTGTAGTGGATTGCAGTGGCTGATTGGCGGTCAGTTTAACTTCATGTCCTTTCTCATATTTGTTATGATCTATTTATCAAGGATTAAAATTGGAATAACCAAATGAATGCGCAGCTTCCAGTGCTGATTGTAGGCGCCGGTCCTACCGGGCTAATGCTGGCGTGCGAGCTCGCGCGTCGCGCGGTTGACTTTAGAATCATAGATAAAAAATCCGGGCCGGTGGCGACGTCCAATGCCACCTGGATTCAGACACGGACACTGGAATTATTAGACCAGGCAGGGCTGGTATCTCCCTTTATCAAGGCTGGTCATCAATGTGACGGCATCAATTTATATGTTAATGGCAAACACCTGATTACCATACCTTTAAATCACATTGAATCTTCCTATCCTTATATTTTAATGCTGCCGCAAAGTGAAACAGAATCAATTTTGTCAGATCGAATTCATGAAATGAATAAAAACGTGGAAAGGTCC
Protein-coding sequences here:
- a CDS encoding HAD family hydrolase, whose translation is MQTEQTRTPPAGYYPNLQTQIDANALATVLDHYAGKIKILSLDCFDTLLWRKTATPADVFFDLQQRPLFKSMGFTARLRRQAESIAREKIYLHTGSSEVSLNDIYQAHHSHILTEQSAGLSDEELSVENSICYAFPPVVELIRQADRLGLKIIIVSDTYLNKQQLSDLLREKLPQDVMCKISHIFCSCEHGKSKKSGLFRRVLESLHASPQNILHIGDNQTADFNAARSLGLHALTLIHHHPAVAELLRMYALAGSFIDPEIRNTRSLTHPFRGLLALRAGPHGNPENTIGYATLGPILYAFAHFILKEINRASHSGTRPKVLFLMRDAYLPSLACEALAGCEIGNRVRISRFAAYASSFRHQNDIDSYLAERVQSKRFQEICRQLLLPEAISASILKKTENARDSISEFIRQIHQSSIMKMIFDASAAYRNRLFKHLQKEIGLESGNTLIFVDLGYSGTAQLRLAPVFKDEFGIQIEGCYLIALPVNDPCSRRRGLLDTSHFDENALIMLVTYIALLEQMCTSNGKSVIDYDQEGNALYSETGLASDQHDKLLLLQSECIRFIHDAVTFIQQAQTEISDDMLRDVAAINLCRLLFLPLKPELDFLKNFHFDFNMGCDDIIPVFDVDKGLEGLRRRSWLHCSKEINKNMRTNYPAEWRSASLELALTLMSQHRFGLEFALNDLSHRRESLEILVFQGQQVSSLSLEAMPTHDGYFSLMIPVVNPDCPLGVRFGGAYKWVEIESAELIQLTALYSAREHEHTQDASTYMSMNEMSHKDSGLFECLTSNALLVFDPAGNVGSSRQILRIIFRPIARHEKIMQNG
- a CDS encoding aminoglycoside phosphotransferase family protein codes for the protein MHEKELEIDEYLVHALLEAQCPHWANLPLTSVSSSGTDHALYRLGDEYIVRLPRIEWIPGSLIKSINKEYEWVPKIARFLKIPISEPVFKGNPDKFYPWPWTITRWNKGHNPDFEIESEYEQLAEDIACFLNDMHGIKLTNGPVSRRGIPLKELDVETRKAIGELEGKIDTYFIASLWRQLLNVPSWNKTLVWLHGDLLPGNILVQNNRLSAVIDFTDVGIGDPACDLIIAWSLFNPNSRQIFKENLKHVDDDTWERGRGWALSIALIMLPYYIHSNPVLTALARRMIKNVSCDYEKNR
- a CDS encoding chloride channel protein: MPMLHLNQIRFYSLMLVVGVVTGCGAIFFRELIGLLHNLLFYGQLSSHYDVLQHAAPSRWGAGIVLVPVLAAVIVAFLIKNYAPEARGTGVPAVIYAVYYENERIRPMAGIIKALASSLSIGSGGSIGREGPIIQMGGALGSALGEAFKLADWQRMTLIACGASGGIAAMFNTPMGGLLFAIEILLPEISARTIIPVSIATAVSTYMTYFLYGDVPLIPVDASVIAHISAYTAVSYSFLGMIVGLAAAFFIRGIYLIEEAFEKLPDNYYFRHMAGMFLVGLSMYFMLKVFGHYYIQGLGYATIMDVMTSTLTDPYFLIFLAALKLLSTGLTLGSGGSGGIFSPLLFIGAALGGGFAEVYKLVFPGEMSMNLQLGAVAGMAGMVGASTGAPLTAIIMTAELTNDMRIVLPLMMMVAIAYGVRRTLIKESIYTYRLTRKGSHVPDTWRSQPL
- a CDS encoding L,D-transpeptidase, whose product is MQTLRMLAVLFTIPMLLYPFSAYSKKIHHRSLPSQIAPLGEKVIIIDPNIHAFGAYNANGVLVRSGMVTAGGYWCKDIKRRCLTKAGSFRIYSLGGPGCKSHKYPLPHGGAPMPYCMFFNGSQGLHGSYQVVYGNISHGCVRLHVADAKWLRYHFVQGPSASNGYRGTRVIVRPY